The following proteins come from a genomic window of Paramisgurnus dabryanus chromosome 19, PD_genome_1.1, whole genome shotgun sequence:
- the LOC135777835 gene encoding uncharacterized protein, which translates to MFSDQYTRPADARPRREVRRPAWMEDYDIPPQALQQPSHLPPPTSNLPEQQQPYDHMVRFPERHARMTPLTPRLLHEDGKVIQGAEAAYSHQFEYSAPLYESTPASTRSRPAPETAPEVLEALHKLREDNQRLQQQLMDMHRRLDARSSQPNVPALQQTAPSPFPTPAPPQQQYNIEQDGALYQTRPILPPARVGGHTLPPDDDDWPLPPPPIADDTYQPPSQDLMAELITALRDIRTTRLQESPNRLEPPSPARPQTPGYCVPYTPQRCESLPEELQPSPHHELVYRGPKPTIPVFAKGDPREFARLKIALENLLPVDATERFKYQILVDHLKYEEALLIADSYTNSLRPYTDTMTSLIEHYGQPQQLALRKIADLMEAPNIPRGDTSGFKLFALKVRALVGLLDQLGDSGKTELHCGSHVTRLLSKLPHDIRAEFKRFLYPMRVTIPSLLHFSDWLDYELKMQETVYEPLTSENKGRAGPRVDRRRESKSGKNTNIMLTTDQPESTLTVEKALSSTKQPERTAYCPYCSNTQHFLDKCANFAQLTVEQITAWIKTNKRCWRCGRSHQAAQCRLKITCHKCKGRHLQALHEVNIKPAAEDTSCLISTTNEVLYVDRRAGCSQVLLKVSKVLLRNGEHTLETYAILDDGSERTILLSAAAQSLKLTGEPENLILRTVRQDIRVLHGTAVSFSISPVDHPKKSFKIYRAFTADQLGLAEHTYSMKALQRKYKHLRGLPFQTINKVQPLLLIGSDYTHLITPVEPVRLGPHGGPAAVKTKLGWTLQGPIRYTKQQATSQQCLHISTLSSTSELLQSVERLWQLDVLPYRSEKLVTRSRQDQEAVRLLEAKTKRVEVDGIQRYATPLLRVKNMPLLQAPKEAVLANLRSTEKRLLRDPQRAAAYCAEIGKLENAGYAVKVSGEELSKAAESWFIPHHMVSHNGKNRIVFNCSYTYKDKNLNKLLLPGPTLSSSLLGVLLRFREHAIAISSDIKGMFHQVRLLPEDKPLLRFLWRDLNTEVPPNIYTWQVLPFGTTCSPCCATFALQKHVLDHSQPGEDVRVSIERSFYVDNCLQSLTSVEEAHHLVDKLTSLLATGGFELRQWASNNPEVISHLPKEARSESSELWLNESGTDPQELALGLRWLCNSDTLRYKYRMLDKTTPTMRNIYRVLARLYDPLGFIVPFTTRAKVLVQHLWDKQRDWDDPSLPEDVLQSWLTWEEELEHLSQIILPRCYVSLEMDSSNHQRDLHIFADASEKAYGSVAYLRTESSHGSAEVSFVAARSRVAPKKQQSIPRLELCAALTAAQLAALLQRELTVNIRNVVFWTDSTTVLAWLQSDSCRYKVFVGTRVAEIQELTDVRAWRYVDSVNNPADDITRGKSLLELAGKTRWSQGPAFLQQSPKVWPTQPATEVTEDPVELRKPTICYLTTGIQTSLLPNADQFSSFRALIEAVAQSSAVSSGSPVSLSADDYQEAEREVLRRAQQDSFPEEFSLLSTSKPVAATSRLISLAPEYDKTVRLIRVGGRLRRSEQLELDSIHPVVLDHRHKVTQLIIQDMDKSLRHPGSERLFAELRRKYWILHGREAVKRHQHSCPDCQRWRASPVVPKMADLPQSRLQLLKPPFFSTGMDCFGPFTVKVGRRHEKRWGILFKCLTTRAVHVDVLSSMDSDSFLMALRRFIARRGKPAELRSDQGTNFKGGERELQEAFRSLHPTIQTHLAKHQIRFQFNPPSAPHFGGVWEREVRSVKAALYATIQSQTVPEEVLRTVLIEVEGILNSKPLGYVSTDVADVDPVTPNLLLMGRLDPSLPQAVYAESELLSRRRWRHSQVLADQFWSHFIRHYLPTLQTRSKWHKDPAQLQTGTIVMVVDPQLPRAQWPLGHVTEVITGTDGRVRTAVVKVKDKLYTRPVARLVALPAIPDSDTVSPS; encoded by the coding sequence ATGTTCTCGGATCAGTATACACGCCCAGCAGATGCACGACCCCGCCGAGAAGTCCGGCGACCAGCCTGGATGGAAGACTATGACATCCCCCCCCAAGCATTGCAGCAGCCCTCTCATTTGCCGCCGCCAACGTCTAATCTGCCAGAGCAACAGCAGCCTTATGACCACATGGTTAGATTTCCAGAGAGACACGCCAGGATGACGCCTCTCACACCCCGACTGCTGCATGAGGATGGGAAGGTCATACAGGGAGCAGAGGCTGCCTATTCCCATCAGTTTGAGTATTCAGCACCCCTCTATGAGAGTACGCCTGCCTCGACCAGATCGAGGCCTGCCCCAGAAACCGCGCCTGAGGTCCTAGAAGCTCTTCATAAGTTGAGGGAAGATAATCAGAGGCTACAGCAACAGTTAATGGACATGCACAGGCGACTGGACGCCCGAAGTTCCCAACCAAACGTACCAGCACTGCAACAGACAGCCCCTTCTCCTTTCCCTACACCAGCTCCCCCTCAACAGCAGTACAACATAGAGCAGGATGGCGCCCTATATCAAACTAGGCCAATACTGCCACCTGCACGGGTTGGTGGTCATACTCTGCCTCCCGATGATGATGACTGGCCACTGCCACCTCCCCCAATAGCAGACGACACTTATCAGCCACCATCACAGGATCTTATGGCAGAGCTCATAACAGCACTGAGGGACATCAGAACGACACGTCTGCAGGAGTCTCCTAATCGCCTTGAACCACCTTCTCCAGCGCGACCACAGACACCAGGGTATTGTGTGCCCTACACCCCACAAAGATGTGAGTCGCTGCCCGAAGAGTTACAACCCTCCCCCCACCATGAGCTAGTATACCGCGGGCCTAAACCCACAATCCCGGTATTTGCAAAAGGAGATCCGAGAGAGTTTGCCAGACTTAAGATCGCTCTGGAGAACTTACTGCCTGTGGATGCTACAGAGCGCTTTAAATATCAGATCCTGGTGGATCACCTGAAGTATGAGGAGGCACTGTTAATAGCGGATTCCTACACCAACTCACTGCGACCCTATACTGACACCATGACAAGCTTAATTGAGCATTATGGACAGCCTCAGCAGCTAGCGCTCAGAAAAATTGCTGATCTAATGGAGGCCCCTAATATACCACGTGGTGACACCAGTGGGTTTAAGCTGTTCGCCCTGAAAGTAAGAGCACTCGTGGGGCTGTTAGACCAGCTTGGAGACAGTGGAAAGACTGAGCTTCACTGTGGTTCACATGTGACACGGCTGCTGTCCAAACTGCCACACGATATACGGGCTGAATTCAAGAGGTTCCTGTACCCAATGCGTGTTACAATTCCAAGCCTCTTGCACTTTTCTGACTGGCTTGACTACGAGCTGAAGATGCAGGAGACAGTGTATGAGCCTCTAACTAGTGAAAACAAAGGCAGAGCAGGACCAAGGGTAGACCGCCGCCGTGAGTCTAAGAGTGGCAAGAATACCAACATTATGCTTACCACGGACCAACCCGAGAGCACACTGACAGTAGAGAAAGCCTTATCTAGCACCAAGCAGCCAGAGAGGACAGCATACTGCCCTTACTGCTCTAACACACAACACTTCTTAGATAAGTGTGCAAACTTTGCACAGCTTACAGTGGAACAGATAACAGCATGGATTAAGACCAACAAGAGGTGCTGGCGATGCGGTCGCTCACATCAGGCTGCACAGTGCCGCTTAAAGATCACATGTCACAAGTGTAAAGGTAGACATCTGCAAGCTTTGCATGAAGTGAATATAAAACCTGCAGCTGAGGATACATCCTGCCTTATCAGCACAACTAATGAAGTTCTGTATGTAGACCGGCGGGCTGGATGCAGCCAGGTCCTACTGAAAGTGAGTAAAGTGCTGCTGCGCAACGGTGAACACACCTTGGAGACATATGCTATCCTTGATGATGGTTCGGAGCGGACCATTCTCCTCTCTGCAGCAGCGCAGAGCCTCAAGCTTACTGGTGAACCTGAAAATCTGATCCTCAGAACTGTTCGGCAAGATATCAGGGTTCTGCACGGCACTGCAGTGTCATTCTCTATCTCTCCAGTAGACCATCCAAAGAAGTCCTTCAAGATATACAGAGCATTCACTGCTGATCAACTCGGTCTGGCTGAGCACACTTACTCAATGAAGGCACTTCAGAGGAAGTATAAACATTTAAGAGGCCTCCCTTTCCAGACGATTAACAAAGTGCAACCCCTGCTGTTAATCGGTTCAGATTATACACACTTAATCACTCCGGTGGAGCCTGTGCGTTTGGGACCCCACGGGGGACCAGCCGCGGTGAAGACAAAGTTGGGCTGGACACTTCAAGGGCCGATCAGGTACACCAAGCAACAGGCAACATCACAACAGTGTCTGCACATCTCCACCCTCTCATCCACTAGCGAGCTTCTACAGAGTGTAGAGAGATTGTGGCAGCTGGATGTTCTGCCTTACAGGAGTGAAAAGCTCGTCACACGCTCCAGGCAGGATCAGGAAGCAGTCCGCCTGCTGGAGGCGAAGACTAAACGAGTAGAGGTTGATGGAATTCAGCGCTACGCTACTCCCCTCCTCAGAGTGAAGAACATGCCACTGCTTCAGGCACCTAAGGAGGCTGTGCTAGCTAATCTCCGCAGTACAGAGAAGCGTCTGCTGCGAGACCCTCAAAGAGCAGCAGCATACTGTGCAGAGATTGGAAAGCTGGAAAATGCGGGCTATGCTGTTAAAGTGTCAGGAGAAGAGCTGAGCAAAGCAGCTGAGTCTTGGTTCATCCCACATCACATGGTGAGCCACAACGGAAAGAACAGAATTGTGTTCAACTGTTCCTACACGTATAAAGATAAAAACCTCAACAAGCTGCTATTGCCTGGGCCCACCTTAAGTTCCAGTTTACTGGGTGTACTGCTGCGCTTCAGAGAGCATGCTATTGCTATCAGCAGTGATATCAAGGGCATGTTCCACCAGGTGAGGCTGCTCCCGGAAGACAAGCCCTTGCTGCGCTTCCTGTGGCGAGACCTGAATACAGAGGTACCACCCAACATCTACACATGGCAAGTTCTTCCATTTGGCACCACATGTAGCCCCTGTTGTGCAACGTTTGCGCTGCAGAAACATGTGTTGGACCACAGTCAGCCAGGTGAAGATGTTCGAGTGTCGATAGAACGATCCTTTTATGTGGATAATTGTCTGCAAAGTCTCACATCTGTTGAAGAAGCCCATCACCTGGTCGACAAACTGACCTCACTGTTGGCTACAGGTGGATTTGAGTTACGCCAGTGGGCAAGTAACAACCCGGAAGTCATCAGTCATCTGCCCAAAGAAGCAAGATCTGAGAGCAGTGAGTTGTGGCTCAATGAGTCAGGCACTGACCCACAGGAGCTCGCCCTTGGACTCCGCTGGTTATGCAATTCAGACACCTTAAGGTATAAATACCGTATGCTGGACAAAACTACACCCACCATGCGAAATATATACAGAGTTCTGGCACGCCTTTATGATCCCTTGGGATTTATAGTCCCCTTTACCACGCGGGCCAAAGTTCTGGTGCAGCACTTGTGGGATAAACAGAGAGACTGGGATGACCCGTCACTACCTGAGGATGTGCTGCAGTCATGGCTGACGTGGGAAGAAGAATTGGAGCATCTCTCCCAGATTATACTGCCTCGCTGCTATGTGAGCCTTGAAATGGACAGTTCAAACCACCAGAGAGACCTACACATCTTTGCTGATGCGTCAGAGAAGGCATACGGCTCAGTGGCATATTTGCGGACGGAGAGTTCACACGGCAGTGCAGAGGTCTCTTTTGTTGCTGCCAGGTCTAGGGTGGCCCCGAAGAAGCAACAATCAATACCCAGACTGGAGTTGTGTGCCGCTCTGACAGCTGCACAGCTAGCTGCCCTATTGCAAAGAGAGTTGACAGTTAATATCCGCAATGTTGTCTTCTGGACAGACTCCACAACAGTACTCGCATGGCTCCAGTCCGATTCCTGTCGGTACAAGGTATTTGTGGGAACACGGGTAGCCGAAATCCAGGAGCTGACTGATGTCCGAGCCTGGAGATATGTGGATTCTGTTAATAACCCAGCCGATGACATTACGCGTGGAAAATCACTGCTGGAACTGGCTGGTAAAACCAGATGGAGTCAGGGCCCTGCCTTCTTACAACAGTCACCTAAAGTCTGGCCTACACAGCCAGCCACAGAGGTAACAGAGGATCCTGTTGAGCTGCGAAAACCCACTATTTGCTATCTCACTACAGGCATACAGACTTCTCTGCTACCAAATGCTGATCAATTTTCCTCTTTTAGAGCGCTGATAGAAGCGGTTGCACAATCGAGCGCTGTGTCATCAGGGAGCCCAGTCAGTCTTTCTGCCGATGATTACCAAGAAGCAGAGAGAGAAGTATTGAGAAGAGCTCAGCAGGACAGCTTTCCTGAGGAGTTTAGTCTCTTGAGTACCAGTAAGCCAGTAGCTGCCACCAGTAGGCTGATCTCTCTTGCACCAGAGTACGACAAGACTGTTAGACTCATACGGGTTGGAGGAAGGCTTCGCCGCAGTGAACAGCTAGAGCTAGATTCTATTCACCCAGTGGTCCTGGACCATCGGCATAAAGTGACCCAGCTTATCATCCAGGACATGGACAAGAGCCTCCGCCATCCAGGATCAGAGCGCCTTTTCGCAGAGCTGCGGCGCAAATACTGGATTCTGCATGGACGTGAAGCTGTTAAGCGCCATCAGCACTCCTGTCCTGACTGCCAAAGATGGAGAGCCTCTCCCGTAGTACCCAAAATGGCAGACCTCCCACAGTCAAGACTACAGCTGCTGAAGCCCCCATTCTTCTCTACGGGCATGGACTGCTTCGGGCCTTTCACAGTGAAGGTTGGTCGTCGCCATGAAAAGAGATGGGGCATATTATTTAAATGTCTGACGACGCGCGCTGTGCATGTGGATGTTCTGTCCAGCATGGACTCTGATTCCTTTTTGATGGCTCTTCGTCGCTTCATTGCACGAAGGGGTAAGCCAGCAGAGCTCCGGTCTGACCAGGGCACTAATTTTAAGGGAGGTGAAAGAGAACTCCAAGAGGCCTTCAGGTCATTACACCCCACAATCCAGACTCATCTGGCTAAACACCAGATTAGGTTTCAGTTTAACCCCCCAAGCGCACCACACTTTGGAGGAGTCTGGGAAAGAGAAGTGAGGTCTGTAAAGGCTGCACTATATGCCACCATCCAATCACAGACTGTCCCTGAAGAGGTTCTGCGGACGGTACTTATTGAAGTGGAAGGGATTTTAAATTCTAAACCACTGGGTTATGTGTCAACAGATGTGGCTGATGTGGACCCAGTTACCCCCAACTTGCTCCTCATGGGGCGGCTCGACCCCTCTTTACCACAGGCTGTGTATGCTGAGTCTGAGCTCCTGAGTCGCCGTCGCTGGAGACATTCTCAGGTGTTAGCCGACCAGTTTTGGTCCCACTTTATACGACACTACCTCCCGACTCTTCAGACTCGCTCCAAGTGGCACAAGGACCCTGCACAGCTGCAAACTGGAACCATAGTCATGGTGGTGGATCCACAGCTGCCAAGAGCACAGTGGCCTTTAGGTCATGTCACGGAGGTCATTACAGGAACTGATGGAAGAGTCAGGACTGCAGTAGTTAAAGTCAAGGACAAACTCTACACAAGGCCTGTTGCTCGCCTGGTAGCTCTGCCTGCCATACCAGACAGTGATACGGTCAGTCCTTCTTAG